A window from Scheffersomyces stipitis CBS 6054 chromosome 7, complete sequence encodes these proteins:
- a CDS encoding predicted protein (go_function molecular function unknown) has translation MAAAAQHTSKFTRFMNSETGPKTVHFWAPVFKWALVVAGFNDLQRPVEKLSGTQQVALFATGAIWTRWAGFVIKPRNALLASVNFFLGGVAGYQIIRIVNYRRDLGDSPAQVFGYILNGDPNAAPAAEEAK, from the coding sequence ATGGCAGCTGCTGCACAACATACATCTAAATTCACCCGTTTCATGAATTCCGAAACCGGGCCCAAAACCGTACACTTCTGGGCTCCGGTTTTCAAATGGGCTTTAGTTGTTGCCGGTTTCAACGATTTACAAAGACCAGTTGAAAAGCTCAGTGGTACCCAACAAGTTGCTTTGTTTGCCACTGGTGCTATATGGACCAGATGGGCTGGTTTTGTCATCAAGCCTCGTAACGCTTTGTTGGCTAGTGttaacttcttcttgggtgGTGTTGCTGGTTACCAAATCATCAGAATTGTCAACTATAGAAGAGACTTGGGTGACTCCCCTGCTCAAGTGTTTGGTTACATCCTCAATGGTGATCCTAATGCTGCTCCGGCCgctgaagaagccaaatAG
- a CDS encoding predicted protein (go_component membrane; integral to membrane~go_function ATP binding~go_process transport): protein MFSVAFIQSIFFNEYLLKNLELGLGVRASLTSLIYQKSLKLSSEARLKVSSGDIINLMSVDVNRVQSVSQNISTLVLAPADIVMCIISLWPLLGKATMAGVFTMILLIPLNSVIIKYSRRLNKTQMKLKDNRSRIINEILVSIKSIKLYAWEKPMLAKLREARNEKELKNLRKIRIVNQCASLVWNLIPFLVSFTSFATFALTQNIPLTSEIVFPALAILNLLSSPLLQLPATITNIIEGSVAIDRIKTFLTSSEVDESLLNHMPHPAKENEVAISIENTSFLWSQGTYSDDTTDTRRFALKDINFSVRRGELSCIVGKVGSGKSSLLYSLLGQLIMVNGEGNGVPAVNIKGTIAYCAQSPWIMNASVKENILFGCRYEKDFYERTLDACQLLPDLEVLPDGDDTQVGEKGVSLSGGQKARLALARAVYARADIYLFDDILSAVDSHVGKKIIQKVLSKSEGLLAHSTIILCTNSISVLSYSDNVTLIEKGHIIETTSYEDIKLGNHPKLFDLISEFGNSDISKTPSVSESNFNVAASIETLRWDPLKKLLPNLRSGQITEESQKGKVKWSVYHAYARACSIPGVAAWFGLLILASFVSVGGNYWLKYWTEKNSQSGKNVSVWKFITVYAIFGFGASTMSVLRSSVMMLWLAINASREIHDMMATRILRAPMDFFERTPVGRIMNRFTNDMNRVDDSIPGVFQGFVVQSISALITFGVIGFVMPFYIIVIAVLSLGYVYYDVYYIALSRELKRLVSISRSPIYGHLGESLNGLDTIRAYNQGVRFDFINNANVDCNLQTQYMLRSINRWLMFRLQLIGSLGVLGAGLLALMTIFTASPLTSSMAGFIMTYALEVTVSLKMMVRQSAEVETSIVAVERCLEYSTLPVEEDIENKTLIVPPIQWPNRGSIEFVNYSTRYRANLDLVLRNISMIINSGEKVGIVGRTGAGKSSLALSIFRIIEAVEGNINIDDIDTGSISLYDLRHRLSIIPQDSQLLEGTVRQNLDPFNYYTDEEVWKALKLAHLKDHIVNLKETEGETPESKLDCKVYEGGSNFSSGQRQLMSLARVLLKMTNSKVLVLDEATAAVDVQTDKIIQETIRAEFKDKTIITIAHRLETVMDCDRIVSLDKGELKEYDSPQNLLKNEKSIFHSLCKQGGYI from the exons ATGTTTTCAGTTGCTTTCATACAATCAatctttttcaatgaatacttgttgaagaatcttgaaTTGGGTTTGGGTGTTCGAGCATCCCTCACGTCTTTGATTTACCAGAAATCTTTGAAACTATCTTCTGAAGCTCGCCTCAAGGTCTCTTCGGGTGATATCATAAACTTGATGTCTGTAGATGTGAACAGAGTTCAGAGTGTCAGTCAAAATATCAGTACTTTGGTCCTTGCTCCAGCTGATATTGTCATGTGTATTATCTCCTTGTGGCCATTGTTAGGAAAGGCCACAATGGCAGGTGTATTTACTATGATCTTATTGATTCCTCTTAACAGTGTTATTATCAAATATCTGAGAAGATTGAATAAAACCcagatgaaattgaaagacAACAGAAGCAGAATCATAAATGAAATACTTGTTTCAATCAAAAGTATCAAGTTGTATGCTTGGGAAAAGCCGATGTTAGCTAAATTGAGAGAAGCTAGAAAtgagaaagaattgaaaaacttACGCAAGATTAGAATTGTAAACCAATGTGCACTGTTGGTTTGGAATTTGAttccatttcttgtttcGTTTACCTCTTTTGCTACTTTTGCATTGACTCAAAACATTCCCTTGACATCAGAAATAGTCTTTCCTGCTTTGgcaattttgaatttgttgtcttcGCCTTTGCTTCAGCTTCCTGCCACCATAACAAACATTATTGAAGGATCTGTGGCTATTGATAGAATAAAAACATTCTTAACAAGCTCAGAAGTTGACGAGTCCTTGTTGAACCACATGCCGCATCCAGctaaagaaaatgaagttgCTATCAGTATCGAAaatacttctttcttgtggTCGCAGGGAACGTATTCCGATGACACAACTGATACCCGTAGGTTTGCCTTGAAGGACATTAACTTTTCTGTTCGCAGAGGAGAGTTATCTTGTATTGTAGGCAAAGTTGGAAGTGGGAAATCGTCACTTCTTTACTCTCTACTTGGGCAGCTAATTATGGTTAATGGAGAAGGCAACGGCGTTCCTGCTGTTAATATTAAAGGAACTATTGCCTATTGTGCACAACTGCCTTGGATAATGAATGCCTCTGTTAAGGAGAATATTCTATTTGGATGTAGGTATGAGAAAGACTTTTATGAGAGAACCTTAGATGCTTGTCAGCTATTGCCAGACTTAGAAGTGTTACCTGATGGTGACGATACGCAAGTTGGAGAGAAGGGTGTTTCTTTATCAGGGGGTCAGAAAGCAAGATTGGCTCTAGCACGAGCAGTATATGCTCGTGCAGACATCTATTTATTTGATGATATTCTTAGTGCCGTTGACTCTCATGTTGGGAAGAAGATAATCCAGAAAGTTTTGAGCAAATCAGAAGGATTGTTGGCTCATAGTACAATAATTCTTTGCACGAACTCTATTTCTGTATTGAGTTATTCTGACAACGTTACTTTAATTGAAAAGGGCCATATCATCGAAACCACAAGCTACGAAGATATTAAGTTAGGAAACCACCCTAAATTGTTCGACTTGATTTCCGAATTTGGAAATAGTGATATTTCCAAAACTCCCTCAGTTTCCGAAAGCAATTTCAATGT AGCTGCTAGTATTGAGACCTTAAGGTGGGACCCACTTAAGAAGTTATTACCCAACTTGCGTAGTGGTCAAATCACTGAAGAATCACAAAAAGGTAAGGTTAAATGGTCCGTCTACCATGCCTATGCGAGAGCCTGTTCTATTCCAGGAGTTGCTGCTTGGTTTGGCTTATTGATCCTTGCATCATTTGTTTCTGTTGGCGGAAACTATTGGCTCAAGTACTGGACCGAAAAGAATTCTCAATCAGGAAAGAACGTCAGTGTTTGGAAGTTTATCACCGTCTACGCTATATTTGGCTTTGGTGCCAGTACAATGTCGGTTTTGAGAAGCTCTGTCATGATGTTATGGTTGGCTATAAATGCATCAAGGGAGATTCACGATATGATGGCGACGAGAATTCTTCGTGCTCCAATGGACTTCTTCGAGAGAACACCCGTAGGAAGAATAATGAATCGATTCACTAATGATATGAATAGAGTAGATGATTCTATTCCAGGTGTTTTCCAAGGTTTTGTTGTTCAATCAATAAGCGCGTTGATTACTTTCGGTGTAATAGGCTTTGTAATGCCATTCTATATCATTGTCATCGCAGTTCTTTCTTTGGGATACGTTTACTATGATGTCTATTACATTGCCTTATCAAGAGAATTAAAGAGGTTAGTCTCCATATCAAGATCTCCAATCTATGGTCATTTGGGTGAAAGTTTGAATGGACTTGACACAATTAGGGCATACAATCAAGGTGTGagatttgatttcattAATAATGCCAATGTGGATTGTAATCTTCAAACGCAGTATATGTTGAGATCGATTAACAGATGGTTGATGTTCAGATTGCAGTTGATCGGGTCTCTAGGAGTGCTCGGTGCTGGATTGTTGGCGTTAATGACAATCTTTACAGCTTCTCCGTTAACATCTTCTATGGCAGGGTTCATAATGACCTACGCCTTGGAGGTGACTGTctcattgaagatgatggtGAGACAGTCGGCAGAAGTGGAAACAAGTATTGTTGCTGTGGAGAGATGTTTGGAATATAGTACTCTCcctgttgaagaagatatagAAAATAAGACCTTGATTGTCCCACCAATTCAGTGGCCAAATCGAGGTTCCATAGAATTTGTCAATTATTCTACCAGATATAGAGCAaatcttgatcttgtcttGCGAAACATATCCATGATTATAAATTCCGGAGAAAAGGTTGGTATTGTCGGTAGAACCGGAGCTGGTAAGAGTTCGCTTGCCTTGTCTATTTTCAGAATTATCGAGGCTGTAGAAGGGAACATCAATATTGATGATATAGACACTGGCTCAATTTCATTGTACGACCTAAGACATAGACTAAGCATTATTCCCCAAGATTCGCAGTTGCTAGAAGGTACTGTCAGACAGAACCTTGATCCCTTCAACTACTATactgacgaagaagtgTGGAAGGCATTGAAATTGGCGCACCTTAAGGATCATATCGTTAACTTGAAAGAGACTGAAGGTGAAACACCAGAATCAAAGTTGGATTGTAAAGTGTATGAAGGAGgatccaatttttcactggGCCAAAGACAATTGATGTCTCTTGCCAGAGTtttattgaagatgacCAACTCGAAGGTGTTGGTGTTAGACGAAGCTACAGCAGCCGTCGATGTCCAAACAGATAAGATTATTCAGGAGACGATCAGAGCTGAATTCAAGGACAAAACGATCATCACTATCGCGCACAGATTAGAAACAGTTATGGACTGTGACAGAATTGTAAGTTTGGACAAAGGAGAGCTCAAAGAATATGATAGTCCACAGaatctcttgaagaacgaaAAAAGTATATTCCATAGTCTCTGTAAGCAGGGTGGATATATATAA
- a CDS encoding predicted protein translates to MEEKIIALSSSLSKTAETYGSARELLESSRVLSNEKSPIDDEGISRLQESKKKFILDSFRVSKVQKEYKEWERRQTDSFVKNEITAYNKTISESARLNIKVDKLMRDYEILHGSVKLPSFTFSIETLKKFGNDEFLGNLQKDENGEYPSKIHLHQVFSADSKSSLPFPDFQVFYDLVNLEFRLRTEKRIKYEILVLIRNQIAVNNTKWTARDNHLSDFIGKRLYSEISEIEKIRVSEAQMKENESDESEYDPEDNIVQEIEEEEEHDEREQDEDEEEEEEEVEKNDHEELAQAESDENEPAVREEEGEYEAKEHEALEEDGEEEEEEEEKEKEDEEEPNEDIDISQDEEEPSVPIPQISSTRRSSRLRGNQKSEADSDDDMLIG, encoded by the coding sequence atggaagaaaagatcatAGCCTTGCTGCTGTCCTTACTGAAAACGGCAGAAACATATGGCTCGGCTCGTGAATTGCTTGAGTCGAGCAGAGTGCTATCTAACGAAAAATCTCCAATAGATGATGAAGGAATATCTAGACTACAGgaatcgaagaagaagttcatcttGGATTCGTTCCGAGTCAGCAAGGTACAGAAGGAGTACAAGGAGTGGGAGCGTCGACAGACAGACTCGTTTGttaaaaatgaaatcacaGCGTACAACAAAACCATATCAGAACTGGCGCGTTTGAACATCAAAGTGGACAAATTGATGCGAGATTATGAAATACTCCACGGTTCAGTCAAACTTCCTTCATTTACTTTTTCAATAgagacattgaagaagtttggaAACGATGAATTCTTGGGAAATTTACAAAAGGACGAGAATGGTGAGTATCCATCCAAGATTCACCTTCACCAAGTGTTCTCTGCCGATTCTAAGTCTTCACTTCCATTTCCTGACTTTCAGGTCTTCTACGATTTGGTAAACTTAGAATTTAGGTTGAGGACGGAAAAGAGAATCAAATACGAGATTTTAGTGTTAATCAGAAACCAGATAGCTGTGAATAATACCAAGTGGACTGCCAGAGACAACCATTTGTCGGACTTCATTGGCAAAAGATTATACAGTGAGATATCTGAGATAGAAAAAATTAGGGTGAGTGAAGCACAGATGAAGGAAAATGAATCTGATGAAAGCGAATATGATCCAGAAGACAACATCGTgcaagagattgaagaagaggaggagCATGATGAACGTGAACAggatgaggatgaagaagaagaagaggaagaagtggaaaagAATGACCACGAAGAACTTGCTCAAGCGGAATCTGACGAAAATGAACCAGCAGTTAgggaagaagaaggtgagTATGAAGCGAAAGAACACGAAGctttagaagaagatggagaggaggaagaggaagaggaagaaaaagaaaaagaagacgaagaagaacccAATGAAGACATTGATATTAGTcaagacgaagaagagccTTCGGTACCTATTCCACAAATTTCGTCTACCCGTAGATCCTCAAGACTTAGAGGTAATCAAAAACTGGAAGCAGACTCTGATGACGATATGTTGATCGGTTAA
- a CDS encoding predicted protein (go_component anaphase-promoting complex~go_process regulation of mitotic metaphase/anaphase transition), with protein MSSEKPDQVETLRRDLLKACNTLSNVNLFQAAKWCAEALNGLPEPKPETADLQPEMLILDEDALLDQNKYLLAKAYFNCKEFDRAAHILKNCKTGDALFLRLYSILISVDKRATEETDGSINIGSDVVDDMNNRLSKIIQESENYLTKSKPNSFLYYLNGVIYNKKKKYALAQSNLYNSLKLFPYNWSAWQELISSLITFEEAINFITKVKAAKSSLSSSIMFQFFEVVVLQEFYQQSSSLFDSLNHLITIFPSFTFLKVQQFLISYHSLDYFQAESTFDQILVDDPLRLDDLDTYSNMLYVMEKRSKLSFLAQFASMIDKFRPETCCIIANYHSMRSEHEKAIMYYKRALTLNKNCLSAWTLMGHEFVELKNSHAAIESYRRAVDTNPKDFRAWYGLGQAYEVLDMHLYALYYYQRATNLQPLDKRMWQALGNCYEKIDKLEEAVKSFEKALTINSAEPHICYRLALISEKLGDVKETYKYMKLCFEQELDWGVNDETSKARLWLARNSLESRRFEEAYELAKDLSHSNAHDIEEARSIAREARNRMSKN; from the exons ATGTCATCAGAAAAACCAGACCAAGTTGAGACTCTCCGTCGAGATCTCCTCAAAGCTTGTAACACTCTTTCCAATGTCAATTTGTTTCAAGCAGCCAAGTGGTGTGCAGAGGCCCTCAATGGACTTCCAGAGCCCAAGCCAGAAACAGCAGACCTACAACCAGAGATGCTAATACTAGATGAGGATGCACTTTTGGATCAAAACAAATACTTATTGGCCAAAGCGTACTTCAACTGTAAGGAATTTGACCGAGCAGCTCatattttgaaaaattgcaagaCAGGTGACGCGTTGTTTCTTAGATTGTATTCCATATTGATATCCGTGGACAAAAGAGCCACAGAAGAAACCGATGGATCCATCAACATAGGCTCG GATGTAGTCGATGATATGAATAACCGACTATCAAAAATCATACAGGAGAGTGAAAACTACCTCACAAAAAGCAAGCCCAACTCCTTTCTATACTACTTGAATGGAGTGATATataacaagaagaagaagtatgcATTGGCACAGAGCAATTTGTACAATTCATTGAAGTTATTTCCCTACAATTGGTCGGCATGGCAAGAACTCATATCGTCATTAATTACTTTCGAAGAGgctatcaacttcatcacCAAAGTAAAGGCAGCCAAaagttctctttcttcaagcaTCatgtttcaattctttgaagtcgtagttcttcaagaattctatCAACAACTGAGCTCATTATTTGACTCACTCAATCATCTCATAACAATCTTCCCATCATTTACATTTCTCAAAGTTCAACAGTTCCTAATTTCATACCACAGTCTAGACTATTTCCAGGCCGAGTCAACCTTCGACCAGATCCTCGTGGACGACCCTTTGAGGCTAGATGATCTAGATACCTATTCCAATATGTTATACGTAATGGAAAAACGTTCAAAACTTTCCTTCTTAGCACAGTTTGCCTCCATGATAGACAAGTTCAGGCCAGAAACGTGTTGTATTATAGCCAACTACCATTCTATGAGAAGTGAACACGAGAAAGCCATTATGTACTACAAACGTGCATTGACTCTAAATAAGAATTGTTTAAGCGCCTGGACTCTAATGGGGCAcgaatttgttgaattgaagaactcGCATGCAGCTATCGAATCCTACAGACGCGCAGTAGATACCAATCCAAAGGACTTCAGAGCTTGGTATGGTTTAGGTCAAGCATACGAAGTCTTGGACATGCACTTGTACGCATTATATTATTACCAAAGAGCCACAAATTTACAGCCATTGGACAAGAGAATGTGGCAGGCACTTGGAAATTGCTATGAAAAGATCGATAAACTTGAAGAGGCTGTTAAATCCTTTGAAAAAGCTTTGACGATAAATA GTGCCGAGCCTCATATTTGCTACCGTTTGGCACtcatttctgaaaagttgggGGATGTAAAGGAGACGTACAAGTATATGAAACTTTGCTTCGAACAGGAACTTGATTGGGGCGTCAATGACGAGACCTCGAAGGCAAGATTATGGCTAGCACGTAACTCTCTCGAAAGTAGAcgatttgaagaagcctATGAGTTGGCAAAGGATCTCAGCCATAGCAATGCTCACGACATTGAAGAGGCGAGATCAATTGCTAGAGAGGCAAGGAATAGaatgctgaagaattga
- a CDS encoding predicted protein, whose product MSNYPVLVCGLRAFLHPMGPNKENAFNPCFVTWLYGVFAIVTFVSGFVYLFHTLRYGLRYGTYSPKDTGLSHYIRVNSVLLHVILFLYLTSFNSIHERLADHKIFAFGSVSIVLLFLILPLHFIETSYRAIPSDLLLLFWPGLTLLHLISLFQDNYTNWPVIKSVEYDSQIKVIEFFLIGNSISIFWMEFSKDIWRPNSELTLQYTKDGRAEKLCEPNVIETITFSWMNELIMTSYK is encoded by the coding sequence ATGCTGAACTATCCTGTTTTAGTGTGCGGTCTTCGAGCTTTTCTCCATCCCATGGGCCCAAACAAGGAGAATGCCTTTAACCCATGTTTTGTGACGTGGTTGTATGGAGTTTTTGCCATAGTGACGTTTGTTTCTGGATTCGTTTACTTGTTCCACACATTGAGATATGGTTTAAGATACGGAACTTATTCTCCGAAAGACACTGGTCTTAGCCATTATATCAGAGTCAATTCGGTTCTTTTGCATGTAATACTATTCTTGTACTTAACTTCATTCAACAGCATCCATGAGAGATTAGCAGACCACAAGATATTTGCATTTGGATCAGTTTCCATTGTACTTTTATTCTTAATTTTGCCATTGCATTTCATAGAAACACTGTACAGAGCCATACCACTGGACTTGTTACTATTATTTTGGCCAGGGCTTACATTACTTCATTTAATATCGTTATTTCAAGACAATTACACGAATTGGCCAGTTATAAAGCTGGTCGAATATGACAGTCAAATCAAGGTAATTGAATTCTTCCTTATAGGTAATTCTATATCGATCTTTTGGATGGAGTTTTCGAAAGACATATGGCGTCCGAATAGTGAATTGACATTACAATATACCAAAGACGGCCGTGCAGAAAAGCTATGCGAGCCAAATGTGATAGAAACAATCACTTTCAGCTGGATGAATGAGTTGATTATGACTTCATATAAA
- the LCB1 gene encoding serine palmitoyltransferase component (catalyses the committed step in sphingolipid synthesis, the condensation of serine with palmitoyl-CoA to form 3-ketosphinganine), whose translation MSDVVFTTTTTTTTTTTLAPTWDLVEATIAENFVRYLDSLGNLPGGQIILRYIKSSYKNDPIRSLFELALFIFALNYFLSSKKKENKSELVKFSQREIDELCDEWVPEPLIKELSDLEKWQMYSIPTIEGHNGSHVTINNKKVVNLASSDFLNLNESESVKEAAKSTISNTGVGACGPPNFYGTQDVHVRLEEDIAKYLDGENSILYGQDFVTAGSVIPAFLKRGDLCVVDSGVNFAIQKALIVSRCNIEWYDHNDMDHLEEILTEIKPVMDKQRPIRRRFIVTEGLFANSGDVVNLPRIIELKNKFKYRLFLDETLSIGVLGATGKGVVEHYGVPREEISITIGSMAMSFASSGGFCVGANPMVLHQRIQSIAYVFSASLPPYAAKVASQAIKEITSNLNADGSSVIVSQLQKKVTFAYEKLVSLSKSSKFFEVASGPHSPIIHLALNTQYREELNLPTLYGSPVFLSTGKPSKFLNEFDDYYNIESFLLQKVIDYVLDHSSTLISRSKLILEHENLPVLAPRLQIYINNGVTTEELSRLVQILPIAFNEVLKNVDSELKLISLNSEIGNYKPHYINY comes from the coding sequence ATGTCTGACGTGGTCTTCACAACTACCACCACTACCACTACTACAACTACGTTAGCGCCTACATGGGATCTAGTAGAGGCTACTATTGCAGAGAACTTTGTTCGCTATTTGGATAGCTTGGGAAACCTACCCGGTGGACAGATCATTTTGAGATATATCAAGTCTTCGTACAAGAATGATCCGATCAGATCGTTGTTCGAATTAGCATTATTTATCTTTGCATTGAACTATTTCCTCtcgtccaagaagaaggaaaacaaGTCGGAATTGGTGAAGTTCTCTCAAAGAGAAATCGACGAGTTGTGCGACGAATGGGTACCTGAGCCATTGATCAAAGAGTTATCAGACTTGGAAAAATGGCAAATGTACTCTATTCCCACCATTGAGGGCCATAATGGTTCACATGTTACTATCAACAATAAGAAGGTTGTTAATTTAGCTTCttctgacttcttgaacttgaatgAAAGTGAATCAGTAAAGGAAGCTGCTAAATCCACTATTTCTAACACGGGTGTTGGTGCGTGTGGTCCTCCAAACTTCTACGGAACGCAGGATGTTCACGTCagattggaagaagacataGCCAAGTACTTGGATGGCGAAAACTCCATCCTTTATGGCCAGGATTTTGTCACTGCCGGTTCCGTTATTCCtgctttcttgaagagagGTGATTTGTGTGTAGTCGACAGTGGAGTTAACTTTGCCATTCAGAAAGCCTTGATAGTTAGTCGTTGTAATATCGAATGGTACGATCATAACGACATGGACCACTTGGAAGAGATATTGACCGAAATCAAGCCGGTTATGGACAAGCAAAGGCCcattagaagaagatttatCGTCACTGAGGGCTTGTTTGCTAACTCTGGTGATGTCGTCAACTTACCTAGAATAATcgaattgaagaacaaattcAAGTATCGTTTGTTCTTGGATGAAACATTATCTATCGGTGTTTTAGGAGCCACTGGTAAGGGCGTAGTAGAACATTATGGTGTCCCAAGAGAGGAGATTTCTATTACCATTGGTTCAATGGCTATGTCTTTTGCTTCATCAGGCGGTTTCTGTGTTGGCGCAAATCCAATGgttcttcatcaaagaaTCCAATCCATTGCCTATGTTTTCAGTGCTTCACTTCCACCGTACGCTGCTAAAGTAGCTTCACAGGctatcaaagaaatcaCGTCTAACTTGAATGCTGATGGAAGCTCTGTGATTGTCCTGcaattgcagaagaaggtgacTTTTGCTTATGAGAAATTGGTGAGTCTTTCCAAGTCTAGTAAGTTTTTTGAGGTTGCTTCGGGCCCACACTCGCCTATCATTCACTTAGCATTGAATACTCAATACCGAGAGGAATTGAACTTGCCAACGTTATATGGTAGTCCCGTGTTCCTTTCCACAGGAAAACCATCCAAATTCTTAAATGAATTCGATGATTACTACAACATTGAATCGTTCCTTTTGCAAAAGGTGATTGACTATGTCCTTGACCACTCTTCCACTTTGATTAGCAGATCAAAGCTTATTCTTGAACATGAAAACTTGCCAGTTTTGGCTCCACGTTTGCAGATCTACATTAACAACGGTGTTACCACCGAAGAATTATCTAGATTGGTTCAAATCTTGCCAATTGCATTTAATGAAGTCTTAAAGAATGTCGACAGCGAGCTTAAGTTGATCAGCTTAAACTCTGAAATTGGCAACTACAAACCTCACTATATCAACTACTAA